A region of Bacillus cabrialesii DNA encodes the following proteins:
- the purQ gene encoding phosphoribosylformylglycinamidine synthase subunit PurQ, translated as MKFAVIVLPGSNCDIDMYHAVKDELGHEVEYVWHEETSLDGFDGVLIPGGFSYGDYLRCGAIARFANIMPAVKQAAAEGKPVLGVCNGFQILQELGLLPGAMRRNKDLKFICRPVELIVQNDETLFTSSYEKGQSITIPVAHGEGNFYCDDETLASLKENNQIAFTYGSNINGSVSDIAGVVNEKGNVLGMMPHPERAVDELLGSADGLKLFQSIVKNWRETHVTTA; from the coding sequence GTGAAATTTGCGGTGATTGTGTTACCCGGCTCCAACTGTGATATCGATATGTATCATGCTGTAAAGGATGAACTCGGCCATGAAGTGGAATACGTCTGGCATGAGGAAACAAGCCTTGACGGCTTCGACGGTGTGTTAATTCCGGGAGGATTTTCTTACGGCGATTACTTAAGATGCGGCGCTATCGCCCGATTTGCGAATATTATGCCAGCTGTCAAACAGGCGGCGGCTGAAGGAAAACCTGTTCTTGGCGTCTGCAACGGATTCCAGATTTTACAGGAGCTCGGCCTTCTGCCAGGCGCAATGAGACGCAACAAAGATTTGAAGTTCATTTGCCGTCCGGTTGAATTGATTGTGCAGAACGACGAAACCTTATTCACATCTTCCTACGAAAAGGGCCAATCAATTACAATCCCGGTTGCCCACGGTGAAGGAAATTTCTACTGTGATGACGAAACGCTTGCTTCTTTGAAAGAAAACAATCAAATTGCTTTCACATACGGCTCCAATATTAACGGAAGTGTCAGCGACATTGCCGGTGTCGTGAATGAGAAAGGCAACGTACTAGGCATGATGCCTCACCCTGAGCGCGCGGTCGATGAACTGCTTGGAAGCGCCGACGGTCTTAAATTGTTTCAGTCTATCGTGAAAAATTGGAGGGAAACTCATGTCACTACTGCTTGA
- the purL gene encoding phosphoribosylformylglycinamidine synthase subunit PurL: protein MSLLLEPSKEQIKEEKLYQQMGVSDDEFALIESILGRLPNYTEIGIFSVMWSEHCSYKNSKPILRKFPTSGERVLQGPGEGAGIVDIGDNQAVVFKIESHNHPSALEPYQGAATGVGGIIRDVFSMGARPIAVLNSLRFGELTSPRVKYLFEEVVAGIAGYGNCIGIPTVGGEVQFDSSYEGNPLVNAMCVGLINHEDIKKGQAKGVGNTVMYVGAKTGRDGIHGATFASEEMSDSSEEKRSAVQVGDPFMEKLLLEACLEVIQCDALVGIQDMGAAGLTSSSAEMASKAGSGIEMNLDLIPQRETGMTAYEMMLSESQERMLLVIERGREQEIIDIFDKYDLEAVSVGRVTDDKMLRLTHKEEVVCELPVDALAEEAPVYHKPSQEPAYYREFLETEVPAPQIDDANETLKALLQQPTIASKEWVYDQYDYMVRTNTVVAPGSDAGVLRIRGTKKALAMTTDCNARYLYLDPEVGGKIAVAEAARNIICSGAEPLAVTDNLNFGNPEKPEIFWQIEKAADGISEACNVLSTPVIGGNVSLYNESNGTAIYPTPVIGMVGLIEDTAHITTQHFKQAGDLVYVIGETKPEFAGSELQKMTEGSIYGKAPQIDLDVELTRQRALLDAIKKGFVQSAHDVSEGGLGVAIAESVMTTENLGANVTVAGEAALLFSESQSRFVVSVKKEHQAAFEAAVNDAVHIGEVTADGLLAIQNQDGQQLIHAQTKELERAWKGAIPCLLKSKA, encoded by the coding sequence ATGTCACTACTGCTTGAACCAAGTAAAGAACAAATAAAAGAAGAGAAACTGTATCAGCAAATGGGTGTCAGTGATGATGAGTTTGCATTGATTGAATCCATTCTTGGAAGATTGCCGAACTACACAGAAATCGGAATTTTTTCTGTCATGTGGTCAGAGCATTGCAGCTACAAAAACTCAAAGCCGATTCTGCGTAAATTCCCGACAAGCGGCGAGCGCGTGCTGCAAGGTCCGGGGGAAGGCGCCGGAATCGTAGATATCGGTGATAACCAAGCGGTTGTGTTCAAAATTGAATCACATAACCACCCATCAGCTCTCGAACCTTACCAAGGCGCTGCGACTGGCGTAGGCGGCATTATCCGTGACGTATTCTCAATGGGTGCCCGTCCAATCGCTGTTTTGAACTCTCTTCGATTTGGTGAACTGACTTCACCGCGCGTGAAGTACTTGTTTGAAGAAGTAGTAGCGGGTATCGCCGGATACGGCAACTGTATCGGCATCCCGACAGTCGGCGGAGAAGTGCAGTTTGACAGCAGCTATGAAGGAAATCCGCTCGTCAACGCAATGTGCGTCGGTTTAATCAACCATGAAGACATCAAAAAAGGCCAGGCGAAGGGTGTCGGCAACACAGTAATGTACGTAGGAGCGAAAACAGGGCGTGACGGAATTCACGGCGCTACGTTTGCTTCTGAAGAAATGTCTGATTCGTCTGAAGAAAAACGCTCTGCTGTTCAAGTCGGCGATCCGTTTATGGAGAAGCTTTTGCTTGAAGCATGCCTGGAAGTCATTCAATGCGATGCGTTAGTCGGCATTCAGGATATGGGAGCTGCCGGTTTAACAAGCTCAAGTGCGGAAATGGCAAGTAAAGCCGGCTCTGGTATTGAAATGAACCTTGACCTGATTCCTCAGCGTGAAACAGGCATGACTGCATATGAAATGATGCTTTCTGAATCACAGGAACGGATGCTTTTGGTCATCGAGCGCGGACGTGAGCAGGAAATCATCGATATTTTTGACAAGTACGATCTTGAAGCGGTTTCTGTAGGACGTGTAACAGATGATAAAATGCTTCGCCTGACACACAAAGAAGAGGTTGTATGCGAACTGCCTGTTGATGCCTTGGCAGAAGAAGCACCGGTTTACCATAAGCCTTCTCAAGAGCCTGCATACTACCGCGAGTTTTTAGAAACGGAAGTTCCGGCTCCTCAAATTGATGATGCGAATGAAACATTGAAGGCGCTCCTCCAGCAGCCGACAATCGCAAGCAAAGAGTGGGTTTACGATCAATATGACTACATGGTGCGGACGAATACAGTTGTCGCTCCCGGGTCCGATGCGGGTGTTCTCAGAATCCGCGGAACGAAAAAGGCGCTGGCGATGACGACAGACTGTAACGCGCGTTATCTCTATCTTGATCCTGAAGTCGGCGGGAAAATCGCTGTCGCTGAAGCGGCGCGCAATATCATTTGCTCAGGTGCAGAACCGCTTGCAGTCACAGATAACCTTAACTTCGGGAACCCGGAGAAACCGGAAATCTTCTGGCAAATCGAAAAAGCGGCTGACGGCATCAGCGAGGCGTGCAATGTTCTCAGCACACCGGTTATCGGCGGAAACGTATCGCTTTATAACGAATCAAACGGCACGGCGATCTACCCGACACCTGTTATCGGTATGGTCGGCTTGATTGAAGATACAGCACACATTACAACACAGCATTTCAAACAAGCGGGAGATCTCGTTTACGTGATCGGCGAAACAAAACCTGAGTTTGCCGGAAGCGAGCTGCAAAAAATGACAGAAGGCAGCATTTACGGAAAAGCGCCGCAAATCGATCTTGATGTAGAGCTGACACGTCAAAGAGCATTGCTTGACGCGATTAAAAAAGGCTTCGTTCAATCTGCGCATGATGTGTCTGAAGGCGGCTTAGGCGTAGCGATTGCAGAAAGTGTCATGACGACGGAAAACCTTGGCGCTAACGTAACTGTTGCAGGGGAAGCAGCGTTATTATTCTCTGAATCTCAATCCCGCTTCGTCGTTTCAGTGAAAAAAGAACACCAAGCAGCGTTTGAAGCAGCTGTGAACGATGCGGTTCATATCGGTGAAGTAACGGCTGACGGACTTCTGGCGATTCAAAACCAAGACGGACAACAATTGATTCATGCGCAAACGAAAGAGCTTGAGCGCGCATGGAAAGGAGCTATCCCATGCTTGCTGAAATCAAAGGCTTAA
- the purF gene encoding amidophosphoribosyltransferase, producing the protein MLAEIKGLNEECGVFGIWGHEEAPQITYYGLHSLQHRGQEGAGIVATDGEKLTAHKGQGLITEVFQNGELSKVKGKGAIGHVRYATAGGGGYENVQPLLFRSQNNGSLALAHNGNLVNATQLKQQLENQGSIFQTSSDTEVLAHLIKRSGHFTLKDQIKNSLSMLKGAYAFLIMTETEMIVALDPNGLRPLSIGMMGDAYVVASETCAFDVVGATYLREVEPGEMLIINDEGMKSERFSMNINRSICSMEYIYFSRPDSNIDGINVHSARKNLGKMLAQESAVEADVVTGVPDSSISAAIGYAEATGIPYELGLIKNRYVGRTFIQPSQALREQGVRMKLSAVRGVVEGKRVVMVDDSIVRGTTSRRIVTMLREAGATEVHVKISSPPIAHPCFYGIDTSTHEELIASSHSVEEIRQEIGADTLSFLSVDGLLKGIGRKYDDSNCGQCLACFTGKYPTEIYQDTVLPHVKEAVLTK; encoded by the coding sequence ATGCTTGCTGAAATCAAAGGCTTAAATGAAGAGTGCGGCGTATTTGGGATTTGGGGACATGAAGAAGCGCCGCAAATCACGTATTACGGCCTCCACAGCCTCCAGCACAGAGGACAGGAGGGCGCGGGAATTGTCGCAACTGACGGTGAAAAACTGACGGCGCACAAAGGTCAAGGGCTGATCACTGAAGTATTTCAAAATGGCGAGCTCAGCAAAGTGAAGGGAAAAGGCGCTATCGGGCACGTTCGTTACGCAACGGCTGGAGGCGGCGGATACGAAAATGTTCAGCCGCTCCTCTTCCGTTCCCAAAACAACGGCAGCCTGGCGCTTGCTCATAACGGAAACCTTGTCAATGCCACTCAGCTGAAGCAGCAGCTTGAAAATCAAGGGAGCATCTTCCAGACCTCTTCGGACACAGAGGTTTTGGCTCACCTGATCAAAAGAAGCGGCCACTTCACACTGAAAGATCAAATTAAAAACTCGCTTTCCATGCTGAAAGGCGCCTACGCGTTCCTGATTATGACTGAAACAGAAATGATCGTCGCGCTTGACCCGAACGGGCTTAGACCGCTGTCTATCGGCATGATGGGCGACGCTTATGTGGTCGCATCAGAAACGTGCGCATTCGATGTTGTCGGCGCAACATATCTTCGTGAGGTAGAGCCTGGCGAAATGCTGATCATCAATGATGAAGGCATGAAATCAGAGCGTTTTTCCATGAATATCAACCGTTCCATTTGCAGCATGGAGTACATTTATTTCTCCAGACCTGACAGCAACATTGACGGTATTAACGTGCACAGTGCCCGTAAAAACCTTGGGAAAATGCTGGCTCAGGAATCCGCAGTTGAAGCTGATGTTGTAACAGGGGTTCCGGATTCCAGTATTTCTGCGGCGATCGGCTATGCAGAAGCAACAGGCATCCCGTATGAGCTTGGCTTAATCAAAAACCGCTATGTCGGGAGAACGTTTATTCAGCCGTCCCAGGCTCTGCGCGAGCAAGGCGTGAGAATGAAGCTATCTGCGGTGCGCGGGGTTGTGGAAGGCAAACGCGTCGTCATGGTAGATGACTCTATCGTGCGCGGAACAACAAGCCGCCGGATTGTCACGATGCTAAGAGAAGCGGGTGCGACAGAGGTGCATGTCAAAATCAGTTCACCGCCGATTGCTCATCCGTGCTTTTACGGCATTGACACGTCCACACATGAAGAACTGATCGCGTCATCCCATTCAGTTGAAGAAATCCGTCAGGAAATCGGGGCCGACACCCTCTCATTTTTGAGTGTGGATGGGCTCTTGAAAGGCATCGGCAGAAAATACGATGACTCAAATTGCGGACAGTGTCTCGCTTGCTTTACAGGAAAATATCCGACTGAAATTTACCAGGATACAGTGCTTCCTCATGTGAAAGAAGCGGTATTAACCAAATAA
- the purM gene encoding phosphoribosylformylglycinamidine cyclo-ligase: MSEAYKNAGVDIEAGYEAVKRMKKHVERTKRLGVMGSLGGFGGMFDLSELSYQKPVLISGTDGVGTKLKLAFSMDKHDTIGVDAVAMCVNDVLAQGAEPLFFLDYLAVGKADPVKIEQIVQGVADGCEQSGSALVGGETAEMPGLYTADEYDIAGFSVGVAEKDEIVTGENIEEGHLLIGLSSSGLHSNGFSLVRKVLLDDAELDLDKTYEPFERPLGEELLEPTRIYVKPVLAAVKSGKIDGMAHVTGGGFIENIPRMLPEGLSAEIDHGSWPIPPIFSFLQEYGKLKEEDMFNVFNMGIGFVLAVKEEHLTDVIGTLESHGEKAYLIGRVKQGEGVTFGGAALS, encoded by the coding sequence ATGTCTGAAGCATATAAAAACGCAGGAGTTGACATCGAAGCCGGGTATGAAGCTGTAAAACGAATGAAAAAACATGTGGAGCGCACAAAACGGCTTGGCGTTATGGGCAGCCTTGGCGGTTTTGGCGGCATGTTTGACCTGTCTGAGCTTTCTTATCAAAAACCTGTTTTAATTTCGGGAACGGACGGTGTCGGCACAAAATTAAAGCTCGCTTTTTCCATGGATAAGCATGACACGATTGGCGTGGACGCTGTTGCAATGTGCGTCAATGATGTGCTGGCACAAGGTGCAGAACCGCTGTTTTTCCTCGATTATTTAGCGGTCGGCAAAGCGGACCCTGTGAAAATAGAGCAGATCGTACAAGGTGTGGCGGACGGCTGTGAGCAGTCAGGTTCAGCCTTAGTCGGCGGCGAGACAGCTGAAATGCCGGGACTATATACAGCTGATGAATACGATATTGCCGGTTTCTCAGTCGGAGTGGCGGAAAAGGACGAAATCGTGACTGGCGAAAACATCGAGGAGGGCCATCTTTTGATCGGCCTCAGCTCCAGTGGCCTTCACAGCAACGGGTTTTCCCTTGTGAGAAAAGTGCTTTTGGACGATGCTGAGCTGGATCTTGATAAAACATACGAGCCGTTTGAGCGTCCCCTTGGCGAGGAGCTGCTTGAGCCGACAAGAATTTACGTGAAACCTGTACTCGCCGCGGTGAAAAGCGGAAAAATCGACGGCATGGCTCACGTTACAGGCGGAGGATTCATCGAAAATATCCCGCGCATGCTTCCAGAAGGCTTAAGTGCGGAAATCGATCACGGCTCATGGCCGATCCCGCCGATTTTCTCTTTCCTGCAAGAGTACGGCAAGCTGAAGGAAGAAGACATGTTCAACGTCTTTAATATGGGGATCGGTTTTGTTTTGGCAGTCAAAGAAGAGCATCTGACAGATGTGATCGGCACACTTGAAAGCCATGGCGAAAAAGCCTATTTGATCGGGCGTGTGAAACAAGGCGAAGGCGTCACATTCGGCGGTGCGGCACTTTCATGA
- the purN gene encoding phosphoribosylglycinamide formyltransferase produces the protein MKKFAVFASGNGSNFEAIVTRMKEENWDASVSLLVCDKPQAKVIERAETFHIPSFAFEPKSYENKAAFERAIIEQLDLHEVELIVLAGYMRLIGDTLLQAYGGKIINIHPSLLPAFPGIDAVGQAYRAGVKVAGITVHYVDEGMDTGPIIAQKAIEIDKSDTLETIEQRIHKLEHKWYPSVIKQLLGLNNRGEKA, from the coding sequence ATGAAAAAGTTTGCGGTATTTGCATCCGGAAATGGTTCAAACTTCGAAGCGATCGTCACGAGGATGAAAGAGGAGAACTGGGATGCGTCCGTATCGCTTCTCGTTTGCGACAAGCCGCAGGCGAAAGTCATCGAACGGGCGGAAACGTTCCATATTCCATCCTTTGCATTTGAGCCGAAGTCTTATGAAAACAAGGCCGCATTTGAGCGGGCCATTATTGAACAGCTTGACCTGCACGAGGTTGAATTGATTGTTCTTGCCGGCTATATGAGGCTGATCGGCGACACGCTGCTTCAGGCATACGGAGGAAAAATCATCAACATTCACCCGTCGCTTCTTCCCGCGTTTCCGGGGATTGACGCAGTCGGACAGGCGTATCGCGCGGGTGTGAAGGTTGCCGGGATCACCGTGCATTATGTCGATGAAGGAATGGATACAGGCCCGATCATCGCTCAAAAGGCAATCGAAATTGACAAGAGCGATACATTGGAAACAATTGAACAGCGAATTCACAAGCTTGAGCATAAATGGTATCCGAGTGTGATTAAACAGCTATTAGGATTAAATAACAGAGGTGAAAAGGCATGA
- the purH gene encoding bifunctional phosphoribosylaminoimidazolecarboxamide formyltransferase/IMP cyclohydrolase — translation MTIKRALISVSDKTNLVPFVKELTGLGVEVISTGGTKKLLQENGVNVIGISEVTGFPEIMDGRLKTLHPNIHGGLLAVRGNEEHMAQINEHGIQPIDLVVVNLYPFKETISKEDVTYEEAIENIDIGGPGMLRAASKNHQDVTVIVDPADYSPVLNQIKEEGGVSLQKKRELAAKVFRHTAAYDALIADYLTDVVGEKEPEQFTVTFEKKQSLRYGENPHQEATFYQTALPVKGSIAQAEQLHGKELSYNNIKDADAAVQIVREFNEPAAVAVKHMNPCGVGTGKTIAEAFDRAFEADKTSIFGGIIALNREVDKATAEVLHNIFLEIVIAPSFSQEALDILTAKKNLRLLTLDVAAAVQKEKQLTSVQGGLLIQDLDMHGFDDAEISIPTKREPNEQEWEDLKLAWKVVKHVKSNAIVLAKDNMTVGVGAGQMNRVGSAKIAIEQAGEKAKGSALGSDAYFPMPDTVEEAAKAGVTAIIQPGGSIRDEDSIKKADEYGIAMVFTGIRHFKH, via the coding sequence ATGACCATTAAACGTGCATTAATCAGTGTTTCAGATAAAACAAATCTCGTTCCTTTCGTAAAAGAACTGACAGGGCTTGGCGTTGAAGTGATTTCAACAGGCGGAACGAAAAAGCTTCTTCAAGAAAACGGTGTGAATGTGATCGGAATTTCTGAAGTGACAGGCTTTCCTGAAATTATGGACGGACGGCTCAAAACACTTCATCCGAATATTCACGGCGGTCTTCTGGCGGTTCGCGGCAATGAAGAGCATATGGCGCAGATCAATGAACACGGGATTCAGCCGATTGACCTCGTAGTCGTCAACCTTTATCCATTTAAAGAAACGATTTCTAAAGAAGATGTCACATATGAAGAAGCGATTGAAAACATTGACATCGGCGGACCGGGCATGCTGCGTGCGGCATCCAAAAACCATCAGGATGTGACGGTTATCGTCGATCCGGCGGATTACAGCCCAGTGCTGAATCAAATCAAAGAAGAAGGCGGCGTATCACTTCAGAAAAAACGCGAGCTGGCGGCAAAAGTATTCCGTCATACTGCGGCATATGATGCACTGATCGCTGACTATCTGACAGACGTTGTCGGTGAAAAAGAACCAGAGCAATTCACTGTGACATTTGAGAAAAAACAATCACTTCGCTACGGAGAAAACCCGCATCAGGAAGCGACATTCTATCAAACAGCTCTACCTGTCAAAGGCTCCATTGCGCAAGCAGAACAGCTCCACGGAAAAGAGCTTTCTTACAACAACATTAAAGACGCGGATGCGGCAGTTCAAATCGTTCGTGAATTCAATGAGCCGGCTGCGGTTGCTGTGAAGCATATGAATCCGTGCGGCGTAGGAACTGGAAAAACGATCGCAGAAGCGTTTGACAGAGCGTTTGAAGCGGATAAAACTTCTATCTTCGGCGGCATAATCGCGCTGAACCGTGAAGTGGACAAGGCAACTGCCGAAGTGCTTCACAACATTTTCTTAGAAATCGTCATTGCGCCTTCATTCAGCCAAGAAGCGCTTGACATCCTGACTGCGAAGAAAAATCTTCGTTTGCTGACGCTTGATGTCGCTGCTGCCGTTCAAAAAGAAAAACAGCTGACATCCGTTCAAGGCGGACTGCTCATTCAAGATTTAGATATGCACGGCTTCGATGATGCCGAGATCAGCATTCCGACAAAAAGAGAGCCGAACGAGCAAGAGTGGGAAGACTTGAAGCTTGCTTGGAAAGTCGTCAAGCATGTGAAATCAAATGCGATCGTCCTCGCGAAGGACAACATGACAGTCGGCGTCGGAGCGGGTCAAATGAACCGCGTCGGATCAGCGAAAATCGCCATTGAGCAAGCAGGTGAAAAAGCGAAAGGCAGCGCGCTCGGTTCGGATGCATATTTCCCAATGCCGGATACTGTCGAAGAAGCGGCAAAAGCGGGCGTTACGGCCATCATTCAGCCAGGCGGATCGATCCGCGATGAGGATTCCATCAAAAAAGCGGATGAGTATGGCATTGCCATGGTATTCACCGGCATTAGACACTTCAAACATTAA
- the purD gene encoding phosphoribosylamine--glycine ligase, with the protein MNVLIIGKGGREHTLAWKAAQSSLVENVFAAPGNDGMAASAQLVNIEESDHAGLVSFAKENQVGLTIVGPEVPLIEGLVDEFEKAGLRVFGPSKAAAIIEGSKQFAKDLMKKYDIPTAEYDTFTSFEEAKAYVQEKGAPIVIKADGLAAGKGVTVAMTEEEAIACLHDFLEDEKFGDASASVVIEEFLSGEEFSLMAFVKGEKVYPMVIAQDHKRAFDGDKGPNTGGMGAYSPVPQISEETVRHAVETIVQPAAKAMVQEGRSFTGVLYAGLMLTENGSKVIEFNARFGDPETQVVVPRMESDLVQVLLDLLDDKEVDLRWKDTAAVSVVLASEGYPESYAKGTPIGSLAAETEQVVVFHAGTKAEGGEFVTNGGRVANVTAFDETFEAARDRVYKAVDEIIKPGLFFRKDIGARALKAAQK; encoded by the coding sequence GTGAATGTATTAATTATCGGTAAAGGCGGAAGAGAACATACGCTGGCATGGAAGGCAGCGCAAAGCAGCCTCGTCGAGAACGTATTTGCCGCTCCTGGAAATGACGGCATGGCCGCTTCCGCACAGCTTGTAAACATTGAGGAAAGCGACCACGCCGGGCTTGTCTCGTTTGCAAAAGAAAATCAGGTCGGCCTGACCATTGTCGGCCCTGAGGTTCCTTTAATTGAAGGTCTGGTGGATGAGTTTGAAAAAGCCGGTCTGCGTGTGTTCGGCCCGTCAAAAGCCGCTGCGATCATCGAAGGAAGCAAACAGTTTGCTAAGGATTTAATGAAGAAATACGACATTCCGACCGCAGAATACGATACGTTTACATCCTTTGAAGAGGCAAAGGCATATGTGCAGGAAAAAGGCGCTCCGATTGTCATAAAAGCAGATGGACTTGCAGCTGGAAAAGGTGTAACTGTTGCCATGACAGAGGAAGAAGCAATTGCATGCCTGCATGATTTTCTTGAGGATGAAAAATTCGGTGATGCAAGCGCGTCAGTTGTCATTGAAGAATTTCTATCCGGTGAAGAGTTTTCTCTAATGGCGTTTGTTAAAGGAGAAAAAGTGTACCCAATGGTAATTGCCCAAGACCACAAGCGGGCGTTTGACGGAGACAAAGGCCCGAATACGGGCGGAATGGGCGCTTACTCTCCAGTTCCGCAAATTTCGGAAGAAACCGTGCGCCATGCGGTAGAAACAATCGTCCAACCCGCCGCTAAAGCAATGGTACAAGAAGGCCGTTCCTTCACTGGCGTATTGTACGCGGGATTGATGCTCACTGAAAACGGCTCGAAGGTCATCGAATTTAATGCCCGCTTTGGCGATCCGGAAACACAGGTCGTGGTTCCGCGCATGGAATCTGATCTGGTACAGGTGCTTCTTGATCTTTTAGATGATAAGGAAGTCGACTTAAGATGGAAGGATACCGCGGCGGTAAGTGTTGTGCTTGCTTCTGAAGGGTACCCGGAAAGCTACGCAAAAGGCACGCCGATCGGCAGCCTTGCAGCGGAAACTGAGCAGGTTGTGGTGTTCCATGCCGGAACGAAAGCAGAAGGCGGAGAATTCGTCACAAACGGCGGCCGCGTCGCCAATGTGACTGCTTTTGATGAAACATTTGAAGCGGCGAGAGACCGAGTGTACAAAGCCGTTGATGAGATCATCAAGCCGGGACTCTTTTTCAGAAAAGACATTGGGGCACGCGCTTTAAAGGCTGCTCAAAAATAA
- a CDS encoding Lrp/AsnC family transcriptional regulator, with protein sequence MDDTDLQILSHLQRNGRLTMVELGKLVGLSSPSAAERVRKLEDKGVITGYSANICYEKLNKHVTAFILMEPKSCKHYAAFATAHSDVAENHRITGMYSYVTKVVTESVHTLEDFIDASMAHGKPTTLVVLSSSAHHPALI encoded by the coding sequence ATGGACGATACAGACCTTCAGATTCTCTCGCATTTGCAGCGAAATGGCAGATTAACAATGGTTGAGCTGGGAAAGCTTGTCGGACTCAGCTCGCCAAGCGCGGCGGAACGTGTCAGGAAGCTTGAAGATAAAGGAGTGATTACCGGATACAGCGCGAATATCTGCTACGAAAAACTAAACAAGCATGTGACCGCTTTTATCCTGATGGAGCCGAAAAGCTGCAAACATTACGCCGCTTTTGCCACAGCGCACTCGGATGTGGCAGAAAACCACCGCATTACAGGGATGTACAGCTATGTGACAAAAGTGGTGACAGAATCAGTACATACACTTGAAGATTTTATTGACGCCTCGATGGCCCATGGAAAACCGACCACACTGGTTGTGCTTTCTTCTTCCGCTCACCACCCCGCTTTGATATAA
- a CDS encoding APC family permease — translation MLPELQRSITWIQGTALTIGAVLGCGILILPSVTADAAGPASLFVWVFMSFLSFLLVGTLARLVKIAPSAGGITAYVQLAFQKKAGAVLGWIMLGSVPIGVPIIALTGAHYVSYVTEASDWQITLIAGCMLAVSILLHMRGIQLSANISTLVICVIVFLLVTSVAVSLPHVKAAEFKPFLPHGWSAAGSVSVMIFFSFVGWEMITPLAEEFTHPEKDVPLSLFLAAACVAGLYIMLSFVTVGTHSYGENGEIASLAMLISKGAGESGVYVTVCLALFITFATIHANIAGFSRMVYALAREGHIPVYFGKLSETKHTPIRVLTALVAVFGLVLASHGLFQIDLTTLLKGPSAAFIASYICTMAAALKLLSWRDSGWWMALGAFAACAVIYSFSGWALLYPVVLAAAGYLYMKKKLAHVS, via the coding sequence ATGTTGCCAGAATTACAGCGTTCTATTACTTGGATACAAGGAACGGCGTTAACGATTGGGGCCGTTTTAGGCTGCGGGATATTAATTTTGCCGTCTGTCACCGCTGACGCAGCCGGCCCCGCTTCTTTATTTGTTTGGGTGTTCATGTCTTTCTTATCATTTCTTCTTGTCGGCACGCTGGCCCGGCTTGTGAAAATAGCGCCCAGCGCGGGAGGAATCACGGCTTATGTGCAGCTGGCTTTTCAGAAAAAAGCCGGGGCGGTTTTGGGCTGGATTATGTTAGGGTCCGTTCCGATCGGCGTTCCCATCATCGCTTTGACTGGCGCGCATTACGTCAGTTACGTCACAGAGGCTTCGGATTGGCAGATTACTTTGATTGCAGGCTGCATGCTGGCTGTTTCCATCTTGCTTCATATGAGAGGCATTCAACTATCCGCAAACATCAGTACACTCGTCATTTGTGTCATCGTGTTTCTGCTTGTCACTTCAGTTGCCGTGTCATTGCCTCACGTCAAAGCAGCAGAATTCAAGCCGTTTCTTCCGCATGGCTGGTCAGCCGCCGGATCTGTTTCTGTTATGATTTTTTTCTCTTTTGTAGGCTGGGAAATGATTACTCCATTGGCTGAAGAGTTTACTCATCCTGAAAAAGATGTCCCGCTCAGCTTGTTTTTAGCGGCAGCTTGTGTGGCGGGGCTGTATATCATGCTGTCATTTGTGACTGTGGGTACTCATTCATATGGAGAGAACGGAGAAATCGCATCACTTGCCATGCTCATCTCAAAAGGAGCAGGGGAAAGCGGAGTATATGTAACGGTATGTTTAGCGCTGTTTATCACATTTGCCACCATTCATGCCAATATTGCGGGATTTTCCAGAATGGTGTACGCATTGGCGAGAGAGGGGCACATTCCTGTATATTTCGGGAAACTCAGTGAGACAAAACATACGCCTATCCGTGTATTGACAGCGCTGGTCGCAGTGTTTGGCTTAGTGCTGGCATCGCATGGCCTATTTCAAATCGATTTGACGACTCTGTTAAAAGGGCCGAGTGCGGCATTCATCGCATCTTACATATGTACAATGGCTGCGGCGCTGAAACTGCTGAGCTGGAGAGATTCAGGATGGTGGATGGCGCTCGGGGCGTTTGCGGCGTGTGCAGTGATTTACTCATTCAGCGGCTGGGCGCTCCTTTATCCTGTAGTGCTGGCAGCCGCAGGGTACCTCTATATGAAGAAAAAGCTTGCTCACGTTTCGTGA